In Xylocopa sonorina isolate GNS202 chromosome 16, iyXylSono1_principal, whole genome shotgun sequence, the sequence TAAGAGACTAACGTGTAAATAAATCAAATAAACTGCTATTTAACACCGATACGATCGTCACTATCGTTTATTATGTATACTGTTATGTAAATTATGGAGAATTTATTCGAAATGCGTTGTAAAAACACCGCGCGTCTTTAGTCAATTGAGCATTTAAATTTCCCCCTATCCAGTGTCAATTTACGGAGAAAATGCTAATCCATGAGTATCGTGAACGTTTAAAAAACCGAATCGAATGAGAAATGGTGTTATTCATGGTGTCGTAGAGGAAGAAAAGGTTTTGGGTAATAAATAACGAGGCTTGAATTTGACTTTGATAGTTCTATACCGAAAGTTCCATGTAATGGCCGACTTCGCGATTCACTTATCACTTCCCTAACTTCATGATTGTTGTGTGCGGCATTTGTTTGCGCTGAAGTTCGTCTCTAATGAATTTTGTTATCGTTGTTATATCGCAAGAAATAATAGGCGCCGTTTAGTTTTCTGCAGTCTAATTGGCCGTAATTTAGTTGAGATTTTATGGAAAAGTTTCTGGTCAAGTACCTGGAACAAAGATACAACATGACATTCTTCTATATCCAGATACGTTCACGCGATTTTACACATTTTTCTGATTGATCGTCAGGTTAGGTTCTTTACAGGAAACCGGCTTCGTTTTTTAAATTAAACTTAGACTCTAGGTAAACGTAAGAAAATCTAGTTAGgttaataaaagaaaaagaggaagaggGTCAGATAAAGGTCAACGAAGATCCTCTGTAAGAACCGAGTTTAACCGAGAGTAAAAAACCGAGCGAATAATGGGATCATTGAATCTCATTTGTCCGATGTGCTGTGGCGAAACGTTTAACAATCCACAGTCGTTAAAGTACCATTTGTTAAGCATGACAGACAACCTATACTGTCCCGGTTGTTCACAGCGATCCGACTCGGTAATGGCACTTATTCAACATTTGGATCGATGCGGACAAAGCGTCGAATCGGAGGAATCGTCCGAAGCTAAACAGCAGTCCGGTCAAGAGATTCGGGAACAGGAATCTGAAGCGGACGCAGAGGTGCTAATGGTTGGCGTCCGATCTATAGAAACGGTGTCTTCTTCTGATATTTTCCTGTAGTATTCGTTTAACGATAGCTTCTTTCGCGTAGAGCACAAACGTCGAAGGGATCGATCAGAGCTTTCTGGCAACAGTAAACGATAGTGGAATTATGATCGTCGGCGGGCCCCAAACCATACAAGTTGATGAAAATGGTGTGTAGAAATTCTGAAATCTAGTACATAATAATAATTCTGCTTGTTTGACTATCGTATTATTTGACTTCTAATAAAAAAATCAGGAGATATTAAAGTCGTAGAAAAAATGGAAACCGAAGAGACACAGATGGAGGAAAATTCATTTAAGATCACGGAGAAAGTTCCTAGCATCGCTAGTAAAGTAGAAGAAAAATCTTTAGCCGACGATCGATTGGTAACAGTTTCGACTACTACAGAGGCGGACGATAAGAACAGGAGTAAAAATGTAATTACGATATTGCCTGGTGGATCGGAACTGCTCGACGGCGATACCGGTGCTCTGATAAATATGGATCGCATAGCTGATGTAGGCGAACTAGACGAAGATGGACTGTTGCGCGTTAAACAAGAACTTTGCGAGGTGAAAATACAAACGACCATCGTATAGCGATACGTATCGATACGTatcaaaatataatgaaaatataattaaaGGGCATGATTCGCATTTATAGATAGAACCGGAAGCAGTTTATAGTTGTACTAGTTGCGATATGAGCTTTAATTCTGTTGTGGAACATATAAAGCAGTTTCACGACGGACAAGAAGTATTACTTGAAATAGCTGATCAATTAGACGATATATCTTCAGTACCTGTAACTAACGCTCTACCCTCAGCAGAATCAGGAAGCATAGTCAATACTAGACAGAGACAGAGTATGAATACCCTTCGCACGGAAGAATGCGTAGACAGCGAGGGTAGATTATATACAAGAAAAGTAGTACAAATAGAGAGGTTCTGGGATAGAACTCCGATACAAACGTCACTACAGTCTACCAAAGCGCCGATGATTGAAAAATTCTTTTCCAACGTGGAAGGAGTAAAAGTACGTAAAGTACAAAACTTATAATTTAACAGAGTTAATAATTCGACTAAATTCGTTGCAGGTACGAGAGAAAAAGCTGGCCACAGCACCAATGAGAATGTACAGATGTAATCAGTGCCTTCAGCAGTTCTCCAAATTAGGAAACTTTCGAGTACACGCATGTCTTCACGGCAATAATCGTTGCCACAGTTGTGACCAAACTTTTGCAACGCCGAAAGCGTTACAGCTACATGCAAAGGTGCACGAGGGTGAACCGGATCCAAATCAGAAAACTTTTGTTTGCGAAACCTGTGGAACTGAATTCTGTTCGCATAAAAGCCTGCGTCTACATTCTCGAATGCATGCACCGGTCAGAGCGAGACACGTCGACGCTCCCGAGGGAACGCCTAACGCGACATTTACATGTCCCGAGTGTGGTAAGCGATCGAGTAGCTTAAAAAAATGTTATATGAAAAATGTCGATTCCAAGGCGATGGCTAGAGTTGCATAAACGCATTTTCTAGGTAAAACATTAGCGGAATCTTACAAAGAAGCGCACATGGCGTTACACTCTGGCGACTCGGTAACTTGTACAGTGTGCAACAGAAAATTTGATTCCGCTGACAGCTTGGCAATGCACGCCGCGGTGCATACAGAATTGAGCCAACCACATTCGCCAACGCCACCTGCTACAGAGACTGCTGCGAGTGCCGAACTCGCGGAGAATCAGAAGCCTTATCAGTGTCAACACTGCGGCCGAAGATTTACAAGACCTCACGAAAAGGTCAAACACGAACGTATTCATACTGGCGAAAAGCCACACGCGTGCGAAGTAAGTGTAACAAAAGTAATGCAATAACGATCTTAAATCTCTTTGTTTCGAAGAATTTGCTTCTACTCCTCTTTCCTTGTATCAATCAGGTTTGCGGTAAAACTTTTCGCGTCTCTTATTGTCTGACTTTGCACATGAGGACCCACACCGGCGTTAGACCGTACGGATGTCAACATTGTGGCAAAAGATTCAAAGCTTCTTCGGTATACAATCATCATTTACTTACACACGGAGAAGAACGTGCTTATACGTGCCCCTATTGCCCGAAAACGTTTAAAACGCGTGTTCAATTAGCAGGGCATAAGAATAGTCATACTAAACCGTTTCGATGCACCGAGTGTTCTCGGCCCTTTGCTTCCTTGTACGCTGCCCGTGCTCACATACAGACACACAAGAAAGACAATAACTTAAAATTTAGTTGCTACATCTGCGGTGCATCCTATGGCAGAGCATTTGCATTGAAAGATCATTTGAAGCAACACGGTCAAGATGTGCTAACACCACCAGAGCCGGTGAGGGAAGAAGAGATTCACGAAGGACAAGATTTTTTGCTGGCCGAAGAGGAGGTCGAAGATGATGAATTGGTCATCCCATCACCGTTACCCGTTGCACAATCATCCGAGGCAGATGACACGGAATGAGACTAGAAAAACTAGTCGAATGGTTGTTACACGAATTGTAGTTTATAATACTGTTCAACATTACGAAAACAGATTACGGCGGATAATTTCCTATTTTACGTAGACTATATCGGCAAAATTTCTATTCAGACATTGAAcatgatattttaatttttatgaACAAATAACATTCTACTATGATCCGCTGCTGTGACTAGATACGATAGTATTTGTTTGTAAATAACGAGTATACAACAATACTGCGAGTTTGTATATCCTCATTGGTATTGTGTGGATGAAAAATGTTAAATACGAACAGCGATTGTATTATGAGAGACTATAGTTTTATTGTGCCTGTTTAATATATTGAAGTAAACAAATctatatattatttaatttatgATCTATTTTAAAAATTAAGTTTCATTGTGTGTTAGTTTAAATTAAGTTATACGATCTTTTTAGTTAATTTAATagtgatagaaaaaaaaaaagacttacaaaataaaaagaAGT encodes:
- the LOC143431036 gene encoding uncharacterized protein LOC143431036 isoform X2; translated protein: MGSLNLICPMCCGETFNNPQSLKYHLLSMTDNLYCPGCSQRSDSVMALIQHLDRCGQSVESEESSEAKQQSGQEIREQESEADAEVLMSTNVEGIDQSFLATVNDSGIMIVGGPQTIQVDENVVEKMETEETQMEENSFKITEKVPSIASKVEEKSLADDRLVTVSTTTEADDKNRSKNVITILPGGSELLDGDTGALINMDRIADVGELDEDGLLRVKQELCEIEPEAVYSCTSCDMSFNSVVEHIKQFHDGQEVLLEIADQLDDISSVPVTNALPSAESGSIVNTRQRQSMNTLRTEECVDSEGRLYTRKVVQIERFWDRTPIQTSLQSTKAPMIEKFFSNVEGVKVREKKLATAPMRMYRCNQCLQQFSKLGNFRVHACLHGNNRCHSCDQTFATPKALQLHAKVHEGEPDPNQKTFVCETCGTEFCSHKSLRLHSRMHAPVRARHVDAPEGTPNATFTCPECGKTLAESYKEAHMALHSGDSVTCTVCNRKFDSADSLAMHAAVHTELSQPHSPTPPATETAASAELAENQKPYQCQHCGRRFTRPHEKVKHERIHTGEKPHACEVCGKTFRVSYCLTLHMRTHTGVRPYGCQHCGKRFKASSVYNHHLLTHGEERAYTCPYCPKTFKTRVQLAGHKNSHTKPFRCTECSRPFASLYAARAHIQTHKKDNNLKFSCYICGASYGRAFALKDHLKQHGQDVLTPPEPVREEEIHEGQDFLLAEEEVEDDELVIPSPLPVAQSSEADDTE
- the LOC143431036 gene encoding uncharacterized protein LOC143431036 isoform X1 yields the protein MGSLNLICPMCCGETFNNPQSLKYHLLSMTDNLYCPGCSQRSDSVMALIQHLDRCGQSVESEESSEAKQQSGQEIREQESEADAEVLMSTNVEGIDQSFLATVNDSGIMIVGGPQTIQVDENGDIKVVEKMETEETQMEENSFKITEKVPSIASKVEEKSLADDRLVTVSTTTEADDKNRSKNVITILPGGSELLDGDTGALINMDRIADVGELDEDGLLRVKQELCEIEPEAVYSCTSCDMSFNSVVEHIKQFHDGQEVLLEIADQLDDISSVPVTNALPSAESGSIVNTRQRQSMNTLRTEECVDSEGRLYTRKVVQIERFWDRTPIQTSLQSTKAPMIEKFFSNVEGVKVREKKLATAPMRMYRCNQCLQQFSKLGNFRVHACLHGNNRCHSCDQTFATPKALQLHAKVHEGEPDPNQKTFVCETCGTEFCSHKSLRLHSRMHAPVRARHVDAPEGTPNATFTCPECGKTLAESYKEAHMALHSGDSVTCTVCNRKFDSADSLAMHAAVHTELSQPHSPTPPATETAASAELAENQKPYQCQHCGRRFTRPHEKVKHERIHTGEKPHACEVCGKTFRVSYCLTLHMRTHTGVRPYGCQHCGKRFKASSVYNHHLLTHGEERAYTCPYCPKTFKTRVQLAGHKNSHTKPFRCTECSRPFASLYAARAHIQTHKKDNNLKFSCYICGASYGRAFALKDHLKQHGQDVLTPPEPVREEEIHEGQDFLLAEEEVEDDELVIPSPLPVAQSSEADDTE